One Phoenix dactylifera cultivar Barhee BC4 unplaced genomic scaffold, palm_55x_up_171113_PBpolish2nd_filt_p 000539F, whole genome shotgun sequence genomic window carries:
- the LOC120106374 gene encoding uncharacterized protein LOC120106374 — protein RKKEGSKFRPLTVVLPIEKIMKEAIRMVPESIYDPEFPDTSHFRSGRGCHSALRRIKEEWGTSRWFLEFDIRKCFHTIDRHRFISIFKEEIDDPKFFYSTQKLFSAGRLVGGEKGPYSVPHSVLLSALPGNIYLHKLDQEIGRIRQKHEIPLVLRIRSVPLRTGRRIDDQENSGEEASFNAPQDNRAIIVGRVKSIQRKATFHSLVSSWHTLSTSTPRRRGDQKTPFVFPPSAALAAFLNKPSSLLCAAFLIEAAGLTPKAEFYGREGFNKNLAMRDLIKYCKRRGLLIELGGEAILVIRSERRLARKLAPLKTHDLLIRICYARYADDLLLGIVGAVELLIEIQKRITHFNQSGLNLWVGSAGSTTIAARSTVEFPGTVIREVPPRTTPIQFLRELEKRLRVKHRIHITACHLRSAIHSKLRDLGYSIPIKQLTKGMSGRGRLLDAVQLAETLGTAGVRSPQVSVLWGTVKHIRQGSREISLLHSSGRSNVPSDVQQAVSRSGMSVRKFSLYTPAGRKAAGEGGGHWAGSFSSEFPIQIEAPIKKILRRLRDRGLISRRRPRPIHVASLTNVSDGDIVNRSAGIAISPLSYYRCRDNLYQVRTIVDHQIRWSAIFTPAHKHKSSARNIIQKYPKDSNIVNQEGGKTLVEFPNSIELGKLGPGQDPKNDGALNYMFNK, from the coding sequence agaaagaaagaagggtcGAAGTTTAGACCGCTCACAGTAGTTCTACCCATAGAAAAGATCATGAAAGAGGCGATAAGAATGGTACCCGAATCCATTTACGATCCCGAGTTTCCAGACACATCGCACTTCCGCTCGGGTCGAGGCTGCCACTCGGCCCTAAGACGGATCAAAGAAGAGTGGGGAACCTCTCGCTGGTTTTTGGAATTCGACATCAGGAAGTGTTTTCACACCATCGACCGACATCGATTCATCTCAATCTTTAAGGAAGAGATCGACGATCCCAAGTTCTTTTACTCCACTCAGAAACTGTTTTCCGCCGGACGACTCGTAGGAGGTGAGAAGGGCCCTTACTCCGTCCCACACAGTGTACTACTATCGGCCCTACCAGGCAACATCTACCTACACAAGCTCGATCAGGAGATAGGGAGGATCCGACAGAAGCACGAAATTCCTCTTGTTCTGAGAATCAGATCGGTTCCATTAAGGACAGGTCGTCGTATTGATGACCAAGAAAACTCTGGAGAAGAAGCAAGCTTCAACGCTCCCCAAGACAACAGAGCCATCATTGTGGGGAGGGTAAAGAGCATCCAACGCAAAGCGACCTTTCATTCCCTTGTTTCGTCGTGGCACACCCTCTCCACAAGCACCCCCCGGCGAAGGGGAGACCAGAAAACGCCTTTCGTTTTCCCCCCTTCAGCGGCCCTTGCCGCCTTCCTTAACAAGCCCTCGAGCCTCCTTTGCGCCGCCTTCCTCATAGAAGCCGCTGGGTTGACCCCGAAGGCCGAATTCTATGGTAGAGAAGGCTTTAATAAGAATTTGGCCATGAGAGACCTTATTAAGTATTGCAAAAGAAGGGGCCTGCTGATAGAGCTGGGCGGGGAGGCGATACTAGTTATCAGGTCAGAGAGACGCCTGGCCCGTAAGCTGGCCCCCTTAAAAACCCATGACTTATTAATAAGGATTTGTTACGCGCGATATGCCGACGACTTACTACTGGGAATCGTGGGTGCCGTAGAGCTTCTCATAGAAATACAAAAACGTATCACCCACTTCAATCAATCCGGCCTGAACCTTTGGGTAGGCTCCGCAGGATCAACAACCATAGCTGCACGGAGTACGGTAGAATTCCCCGGTACGGTCATTCGGGAAGTCCCTCCGAGGACGACTCCCATACAATTCTTGCGAGAGCTGGAGAAGCGTCTACGGGTAAAGCACCGTATCCATATAACTGCTTGCCACCTACGCTCCGCCATCCATTCCAAGTTGAGGGACCTAGGTTATAGTATCCCTATCAAACAGCTGACGAAGGGGATGAGCGGAAGAGGTCGTCTACTGGACGCGGTTCAACTAGCGGAGACTCTTGGAACAGCTGGAGTAAGAAGTCCCCAAGTTAGCGTATTATGGGGGACCGTCAAGCACATCCGGCAAGGATCAAGGGAGATCTCGTTGTTGCATAGCTCAGGTCGGAGCAACGTGCCATCGGACGTTCAACAGGCAGTCTCACGATCGGGCATGAGTGTCCGGAAGTTTTCATTGTATACTCCCGCGGGTCGGAAGGCGGCGGGGGAAGGAGGGGGACACTGGGCGGGATCTTTCAGCAGCGAATTCCCCATACAGATAGAGGCGCCTATCAAAAAGATACTCCGAAGGCTTCGGGATCGAGGTCTCATTAGCCGAAGAAGACCCAGGCCAATCCACGTGGCCTCTTTGACGAACGTCAGCGACGGAGACATAGTAAATCGGTCCGCGGGCATCGCAATAAGTCCTCTGTCCTACTACAGGTGCCGCGACAACCTTTACCAAGTCCGAACGATTGTCGACCACCAGATCCGCTGGTCCGCTATATTCACCCCAGCCCACAAGCACAAATCTTCGGCGCGGAATATAATCCAAAAGTACCCCAAAGACTCAAATATAGTCAATCAAGAAGGTGGTAAGACCCTTGTAGAGTTCCCAAACAGCATAGAGCTTGGGAAGCTCGGACCCGGTCAAGATCCGAAGAACGACGGAGCACTCAACTACATGTTTAATAAGTAG